A single window of Paenibacillus sp. FSL H8-0537 DNA harbors:
- a CDS encoding response regulator transcription factor, with product MTTVLVVDDDPHIRQLLRLFLEDEGMDIIEQSNGVDAWDYYSNHPVDLIILDIMMPQMDGWELCRRVREAGDKPIMMITAKGEAPERIKGFRLGTDDYMVKPFDPMELVMRVKALLKRYRISISQIVRLGQVTLDKTSYQIRYKDTGSSESIPLKEFELLFLLASYPGKLFKRDSLIEQIWGYDYEGDERAVDTHVKRLRERFAAYEQDFKIVTIWGLGYRLEVYRD from the coding sequence ATGACGACTGTACTCGTAGTGGATGACGATCCGCATATCCGGCAGCTGCTCCGTTTGTTTTTGGAAGATGAAGGAATGGACATTATAGAGCAAAGCAATGGCGTAGACGCTTGGGACTACTATAGCAATCATCCGGTTGATCTTATTATTCTCGACATTATGATGCCGCAGATGGACGGCTGGGAGCTGTGCAGAAGAGTGCGCGAAGCGGGGGACAAGCCGATAATGATGATTACCGCCAAAGGGGAGGCGCCCGAGCGAATTAAGGGCTTTCGGCTGGGCACCGACGATTATATGGTAAAGCCTTTTGATCCGATGGAGCTGGTGATGCGGGTGAAGGCGCTGCTGAAGCGGTATCGCATTTCAATCTCACAAATTGTTCGTTTAGGTCAAGTAACACTTGATAAAACGAGCTATCAAATTCGCTATAAGGATACAGGCTCAAGTGAATCCATACCGCTTAAGGAATTTGAGCTGCTGTTTTTGCTAGCGAGCTATCCGGGCAAGCTGTTCAAGCGCGATTCATTAATTGAGCAAATATGGGGCTACGATTACGAGGGCGACGAGCGGGCTGTGGATACGCATGTTAAGCGTCTGAGAGAGCGTTTTGCCGCGTATGAGCAGGATTTCAAAATCGTGACGATCTGGGGGCTGGGCTACCGGCTGGAGGTATATCGTGATTAA
- a CDS encoding HAMP domain-containing sensor histidine kinase, producing the protein MIKSLYVRFILMFVASVMASVILSFFMTHFLFSHKLRTYVQDNLIVSGKTIIESYKQSYPNNLDALMEGITALPIFTFIVYDEQGRPLHATDKVAGHKLNVDGENLRSVLSGGVYRGGADKDYDRLVVGLPFQIEGQAYALFIKPETNGVANLAFGYFRMQLILVLLIGTLLVIVTSRYMVRPLKHLTSATRKMAKGDFSIRLATKRKDEIGELTASFNQMAQELDSLERVRRQFVSDVSHEIQSPLTSIKGFTMALKQKKLDEESRLRLLTIIEEESDRLSRLTQDLLKLSSLEHDQIQPNMSQYRLDEQLKDVMIASEPLWSTKSIKLELDLEPVIISADEDKLSQLWTNLLSNAIKFTGAGSVIAISLAASQHSVTVSVADSGVGIPEEELQHIFKPFYKIDQARERTVGGNGIGLSIVKRIVELHAGEIRVESTMAKGTTMTVVLPLVPPDKTN; encoded by the coding sequence GTGATTAAATCGCTGTATGTCCGCTTTATTCTTATGTTTGTCGCATCGGTTATGGCGAGCGTCATTTTAAGCTTTTTCATGACCCATTTTCTGTTTAGTCATAAGCTTCGAACCTACGTTCAGGACAATTTAATTGTCAGCGGCAAAACGATAATTGAATCCTACAAGCAATCGTACCCCAATAATTTGGATGCTTTAATGGAGGGCATAACCGCGCTGCCGATTTTCACCTTTATCGTCTATGACGAACAAGGCAGACCGCTTCACGCAACCGACAAGGTTGCCGGACATAAGCTGAATGTGGATGGGGAAAATTTGCGCAGCGTGCTCAGTGGCGGCGTTTATCGGGGCGGGGCGGACAAAGATTATGACCGGCTCGTCGTCGGGCTCCCTTTTCAAATTGAAGGACAAGCTTACGCCTTGTTTATAAAGCCTGAAACGAATGGCGTTGCCAACCTCGCTTTCGGCTATTTCCGCATGCAGCTTATTCTCGTTCTATTAATTGGCACACTTCTCGTCATCGTGACCTCCCGCTATATGGTGCGTCCTTTGAAGCATCTAACCTCGGCTACCCGAAAAATGGCGAAAGGCGATTTCAGCATCAGGCTCGCTACGAAACGCAAGGATGAAATCGGCGAGCTGACGGCAAGCTTTAATCAGATGGCCCAGGAGCTCGATTCACTGGAGCGGGTGAGAAGGCAGTTCGTTTCGGACGTTTCTCATGAAATCCAGTCTCCGCTTACTTCAATTAAAGGCTTCACTATGGCGCTTAAGCAGAAAAAGCTGGATGAGGAAAGCCGTCTTCGCCTGCTCACCATTATTGAGGAGGAGAGCGACCGCCTATCTCGGCTGACACAGGATTTGCTTAAGCTATCCTCGCTTGAGCATGACCAAATTCAGCCGAATATGAGCCAATATCGTTTGGATGAGCAGCTTAAAGATGTCATGATTGCCAGCGAGCCGCTTTGGTCCACCAAAAGCATTAAGCTCGAATTGGATCTGGAGCCTGTCATTATTTCGGCAGATGAGGATAAGCTGAGCCAGCTTTGGACGAATCTGCTGAGCAATGCGATTAAGTTCACAGGGGCTGGGAGCGTCATTGCAATTAGCTTGGCGGCAAGTCAGCATAGCGTGACCGTGTCGGTTGCTGACAGCGGAGTGGGCATTCCGGAGGAGGAGCTTCAGCATATTTTCAAGCCCTTTTATAAAATAGATCAAGCCCGCGAGCGTACGGTTGGCGGAAATGGCATCGGCCTCTCCATTGTTAAGCGGATTGTCGAGCTCCATGCGGGAGAAATCAGGGTAGAGAGTACGATGGCCAAAGGGACCACGATGACAGTCGTACTGCCGCTCGTTCCTCCAGATAAAACCAATTAG
- a CDS encoding efflux RND transporter permease subunit, translating into MNRLTKFSLKNSVAVILLCALVLGYGLYASTQIKQQTFPDLDFPAVFVQVIQPGASTEEIESEVAMPIEDHLKRVQGYESLTSTSAENAASIFIQFPFGTDMDKKYSEVEAELSKLKLADNANVTVQRLSANSQPIYQAAVFAAEGDSAKLADELQNSVVPELQKLAGVGNVTLKGAATNELTIVVDKNKAAQRGITLSSIRTALQGLDYALPLGSVSQEETVIPIRLTGSLDSLKQLEQLKLTATAGGGAAGSATGSASGAVASGVQGNAANQAAVAITLGDIADIKTVSKQNEITRFNGEPSFVISIQKTQDANTADVSDNVRELLTTYQDKGELNYHVIVDQGQEIKESVSGLIREGLYGTLFCVLIIFLFLRNVRATIISILSLPISIFATIAIMDQMGYTLNIMTLGGIAVSVGRIVDDSIVVIENIYRWRQEKGEKMSGKELAYQATREVIGAVASSTAATIVVFAPLAFVSGIIGQFFRPFSIAVVLSITISLLVSMMLIPVLGSRFFRSVKPHTKESRLSNGFEKIIRSALKRKALVLGAAVVLLIGSLGLIPLIGVAFLPTSATPSLAIDVALPAQSSLKQTDDVSGEVEAYLSKLENVESYEVSVGGAGATPLLPSGGNNKATITAQFDEGSDMAELTSKLQTELLAVVTSKQAGTTLNIKAGEQKGPPSGNNIDVSIYSDSADKLAQTALQIEKLMKESSDLKDITNNMDEVTPKWVVSLNQSGMDANISPYLIMQLTGEQLRPVDAGTYKIDNKEQAITLSYKQQIATKEELENIQIPTAAGMKKLKDIADITEQNAWIKVSHDDGKMYALVSGTVKDDSAVSAVTKLVQADIDSLTLPSDVELKVGGGLQMINDGFSSLGIAMAAAIGLVFIIMSMTFGGLRTPLIILASLVFIPIGSLSALLLTGQSLSMSGMIGMLMLVGIVVTNAVVLLDRVEKNRKTGIPITEAIVEAARTRLRPILMTAFATMLALVPLALSGSSTSLISGGLAITVIGGLFSSTLLTLIVMPVIYEMMWKKHKVNEADMFND; encoded by the coding sequence TTGAATCGATTGACCAAATTTAGTTTGAAAAATAGCGTTGCTGTCATTTTATTATGTGCTTTGGTGCTGGGGTATGGCTTGTACGCCTCCACGCAAATTAAGCAGCAGACGTTTCCGGATCTGGATTTTCCAGCCGTGTTCGTACAGGTGATTCAGCCTGGCGCCTCCACGGAGGAGATCGAGTCGGAGGTTGCGATGCCGATTGAAGACCATTTGAAGCGTGTGCAGGGATATGAGTCACTGACGAGCACCTCTGCTGAAAATGCGGCCAGCATCTTTATCCAGTTTCCATTCGGCACCGATATGGACAAAAAATACAGCGAGGTTGAGGCTGAGCTCAGCAAGCTGAAGCTGGCCGATAATGCCAATGTTACGGTGCAGCGCTTGTCGGCTAATAGCCAGCCTATTTATCAAGCGGCTGTATTCGCTGCCGAAGGAGATTCGGCGAAGCTTGCTGATGAGCTGCAAAACAGCGTCGTTCCTGAGCTGCAAAAGCTTGCTGGAGTAGGAAACGTAACGCTGAAGGGCGCAGCGACGAATGAGCTTACGATTGTTGTAGATAAAAATAAAGCGGCGCAGCGTGGCATTACGCTCAGCTCCATTCGCACGGCGCTTCAGGGGCTAGACTACGCCCTGCCACTGGGCTCAGTGTCGCAGGAGGAGACGGTCATACCGATTCGGCTGACCGGCAGCCTTGACAGCTTGAAGCAGCTTGAACAGCTGAAGCTGACGGCAACGGCTGGCGGCGGAGCCGCAGGTTCTGCAACAGGCAGCGCGAGTGGTGCGGTTGCAAGCGGTGTGCAGGGCAATGCGGCTAATCAAGCGGCAGTAGCTATCACACTGGGTGATATTGCCGACATTAAGACGGTATCGAAGCAAAATGAAATTACCCGCTTTAATGGCGAGCCGAGCTTTGTTATCTCGATTCAGAAGACGCAGGATGCCAATACGGCGGATGTGTCTGACAATGTGAGGGAGCTGCTCACCACTTATCAAGACAAAGGCGAGCTGAATTATCATGTCATTGTTGACCAAGGACAGGAAATTAAAGAATCCGTATCCGGCCTTATTCGTGAAGGCTTGTATGGCACATTGTTTTGCGTGCTCATTATTTTCCTGTTTTTACGCAATGTAAGAGCGACGATTATTTCGATTTTGTCGCTGCCAATTTCTATTTTTGCCACGATTGCGATTATGGATCAAATGGGCTATACGCTTAACATTATGACGCTGGGCGGCATCGCCGTTTCCGTCGGACGGATCGTCGATGACAGCATCGTCGTTATTGAAAATATATATAGATGGCGGCAGGAAAAAGGCGAGAAAATGAGCGGCAAGGAGCTGGCCTACCAAGCGACCCGCGAGGTGATCGGGGCTGTAGCCTCATCCACGGCGGCGACGATCGTCGTCTTCGCACCGCTCGCTTTTGTCAGCGGGATCATTGGACAGTTTTTCCGTCCGTTTTCGATTGCTGTCGTTCTCTCTATTACGATCTCGCTATTAGTGTCGATGATGCTGATACCGGTGCTGGGCAGCCGCTTTTTCAGAAGCGTTAAGCCGCATACGAAGGAAAGCAGACTATCAAATGGTTTTGAGAAAATAATTCGCAGCGCGCTGAAGCGCAAAGCGCTCGTATTAGGAGCTGCTGTCGTGCTGCTAATAGGCTCGCTGGGCTTGATTCCTTTAATCGGTGTTGCTTTTCTGCCGACAAGTGCGACTCCAAGCTTAGCTATTGATGTTGCCCTGCCAGCGCAAAGCAGCCTGAAGCAGACGGACGATGTCAGCGGCGAGGTGGAGGCATATTTAAGCAAGCTGGAAAACGTAGAGAGCTATGAGGTCTCCGTTGGCGGTGCAGGCGCTACCCCGCTGCTGCCTAGCGGCGGCAATAATAAAGCGACGATCACGGCTCAATTTGACGAAGGAAGCGATATGGCGGAGTTGACCTCGAAGCTGCAGACCGAGCTGCTGGCAGTGGTTACATCGAAGCAGGCAGGCACGACGCTCAATATTAAAGCGGGCGAACAGAAGGGACCGCCTTCGGGCAACAATATTGATGTCAGCATTTATTCGGACAGTGCGGACAAGCTGGCGCAAACGGCCCTTCAAATTGAAAAGCTAATGAAGGAAAGCAGCGATTTGAAGGATATTACGAACAATATGGATGAGGTAACGCCTAAATGGGTCGTTTCCCTTAACCAAAGCGGAATGGATGCCAATATTAGCCCCTATCTAATTATGCAACTGACCGGCGAGCAGCTTCGACCAGTCGATGCGGGCACTTACAAAATCGATAATAAGGAGCAAGCAATCACGTTATCGTATAAACAGCAAATTGCCACTAAGGAAGAGCTGGAAAATATACAGATTCCTACTGCAGCGGGCATGAAGAAGCTGAAGGATATCGCAGATATAACCGAGCAGAACGCCTGGATCAAGGTTAGCCATGACGATGGCAAAATGTACGCCCTTGTCAGTGGAACGGTGAAGGATGACAGTGCCGTATCGGCAGTTACTAAGCTGGTGCAGGCGGATATCGACAGCCTGACGCTGCCTTCCGATGTGGAGCTCAAAGTAGGCGGCGGCCTGCAAATGATCAATGACGGCTTCTCAAGCCTCGGCATCGCCATGGCGGCAGCGATTGGCCTCGTGTTTATTATTATGAGCATGACGTTCGGAGGCTTGCGGACACCGCTTATTATTTTAGCCTCGCTGGTGTTTATTCCTATCGGCTCACTGAGCGCCTTGCTTCTGACAGGCCAGTCGCTGTCTATGAGCGGCATGATTGGCATGCTGATGCTGGTCGGCATCGTCGTCACCAATGCGGTCGTACTGCTTGATCGGGTGGAGAAAAATCGCAAAACGGGCATACCGATTACTGAAGCGATCGTAGAGGCGGCAAGAACAAGGCTTAGGCCGATTTTAATGACGGCTTTTGCGACGATGCTTGCGCTTGTTCCGCTTGCGTTATCCGGCTCCTCGACGAGTCTCATTTCAGGTGGCCTTGCAATCACGGTTATTGGCGGCTTGTTCAGCTCGACGCTGCTTACGCTGATCGTCATGCCGGTCATTTATGAAATGATGTGGAAAAAACACAAGGTTAATGAAGCGGATATGTTCAACGACTAG
- the thrS gene encoding threonine--tRNA ligase — protein sequence MAIKVTLPDGAIREYVAGTTIEEVAGSISSGLRKNAIAGKIDGKTVDVYTPISEDAKVEIVTLDSADGLEVYRHSTAHLMAQAIKRIYADVDLKLGIGPVIEDGFYYDIDMEQSITPEDLVKIEKEMDKIVQQNLDIRRRVVSRDEAIAVFTDIGDTLKLELIRDLPVESEITIYDQGEFFDLCRGPHLPSTGRIKAFKLLSVAGAYWRGDSKNKMLQRIYGTAFPKKAQLDEHLHFLEEAKKRDHRKLGRELKMFTFSREVGQGLPLWLPNGAKVRRTLERYIVDMEERLGYEHVYTPVLANVELYKTSGHWEHYSEDMFPKMVLDNEELVLRPMNCPHHMMVFKSDMRSYRDLPVRIAEMGTMHRYEMSGALTGLHRVRAMTLNDAHIFCRPDQIKEEFARVVNLIRKVYEDFGIKEYRFRLSYRDPQDTEKYFQNDEMWEMSQRMLREVVEELDLPFFEAEGEAAFYGPKLDVQIKTALGKEETLSTAQLDFLLPERFELEYIGEDGKKHRPVVIHRGIISTMERMTAFLLENFAGALPLWLSPIQAKVIPVSTVYEEYAREVAEKLQEAGIRVESDLRNEKLGYKIREAQIEKVPYMLVVGENEMQAGSVSIRKRGEGDIGAKSIAETAELLEQEIKTKAI from the coding sequence ATGGCGATTAAAGTAACTTTGCCGGATGGCGCAATAAGGGAATATGTTGCAGGAACAACAATTGAAGAGGTGGCTGGCTCGATCAGCAGCGGACTGCGCAAAAATGCAATTGCCGGTAAAATTGACGGAAAAACCGTTGATGTTTACACACCTATTAGCGAAGATGCAAAGGTTGAAATCGTAACCTTGGATTCTGCCGACGGGCTGGAAGTATACCGTCACAGCACAGCGCATTTGATGGCACAGGCGATCAAGCGTATATATGCCGATGTTGATCTTAAGCTCGGTATTGGGCCCGTTATTGAGGATGGCTTCTACTATGATATCGATATGGAGCAGTCGATTACTCCGGAAGATTTGGTGAAAATCGAGAAGGAAATGGATAAAATTGTTCAGCAAAATCTCGATATCCGCCGCCGCGTCGTCAGCCGTGATGAAGCGATTGCCGTATTTACCGATATTGGCGACACGCTTAAGCTGGAGCTCATCCGCGATCTCCCAGTGGAATCGGAAATTACGATTTATGATCAGGGCGAATTTTTTGACCTATGCCGTGGGCCTCACCTTCCGTCTACTGGACGGATTAAAGCCTTCAAGCTGCTCAGCGTAGCAGGCGCTTACTGGCGCGGAGATTCCAAAAACAAAATGCTGCAGCGTATTTACGGAACAGCGTTCCCTAAGAAAGCACAGCTCGATGAGCATTTGCACTTCCTTGAGGAAGCGAAAAAACGCGATCACCGCAAGCTTGGGCGCGAGCTGAAAATGTTCACGTTCTCACGCGAGGTTGGCCAAGGCTTGCCGCTCTGGCTGCCGAATGGCGCGAAAGTTCGCCGTACATTGGAGCGCTACATCGTGGATATGGAAGAGCGTCTTGGCTATGAGCATGTATATACGCCTGTACTGGCTAACGTAGAGCTTTACAAAACATCCGGCCACTGGGAGCACTACAGCGAGGATATGTTCCCGAAAATGGTGCTGGATAACGAAGAGCTTGTTCTTCGTCCAATGAACTGCCCGCATCATATGATGGTTTTCAAAAGCGATATGAGAAGCTACCGCGATTTGCCGGTGCGTATTGCAGAGATGGGTACGATGCACCGTTATGAAATGTCCGGTGCCCTGACTGGCTTGCACCGCGTTCGTGCGATGACGCTGAATGACGCGCATATTTTCTGCCGTCCGGACCAAATCAAGGAAGAGTTCGCCCGTGTTGTCAACCTAATTCGCAAGGTATACGAGGATTTCGGCATTAAGGAATATCGGTTCCGTCTATCGTACCGTGATCCACAGGATACCGAGAAATATTTTCAAAATGATGAAATGTGGGAAATGTCGCAGCGTATGCTTCGCGAAGTTGTCGAGGAGCTGGATCTGCCATTTTTCGAGGCAGAAGGCGAAGCAGCTTTCTACGGTCCAAAGCTGGACGTTCAGATCAAAACCGCGCTGGGCAAAGAAGAGACGCTGTCCACAGCACAGCTGGACTTCCTTCTTCCAGAGCGTTTCGAGCTGGAATACATCGGAGAAGACGGGAAGAAGCACCGTCCAGTCGTTATTCACCGCGGCATCATCAGCACAATGGAGCGCATGACGGCATTCCTGCTTGAGAATTTTGCTGGCGCGCTGCCGCTGTGGCTGTCGCCAATTCAAGCGAAGGTTATTCCGGTTTCCACCGTTTATGAGGAATATGCGCGTGAAGTGGCTGAGAAGCTGCAGGAAGCGGGCATTCGCGTAGAAAGCGATCTTCGCAATGAGAAGCTTGGCTACAAAATTCGCGAGGCGCAAATTGAGAAAGTGCCGTATATGCTCGTTGTCGGCGAGAACGAAATGCAAGCTGGCTCGGTCTCGATCCGCAAGCGCGGCGAAGGCGATATCGGTGCAAAATCGATTGCCGAAACAGCTGAATTGCTGGAGCAAGAAATCAAAACAAAGGCCATATAA
- a CDS encoding 3D domain-containing protein — translation MVTSFFQYKKMLLAIAALVLLSICITTFPDKKPDQAALTQHMLAIVAPEALPLQTVKQKLALQKSAYDKVKVVATGYTAGVESTGKRPGHPSYGVTYSGVKVRRDMVSTIAADPRLFPIGSLLYIPGYGYGVVADTGSAIKGSRIDLYFETTADVFKQWGKRTVEVEVIRKGSGKLSQAWLNKVNKAAEAGKGLPEAYLES, via the coding sequence ATGGTTACAAGCTTTTTTCAATATAAAAAAATGCTGCTCGCAATTGCGGCGCTCGTACTGCTATCGATCTGTATAACGACATTTCCAGACAAGAAGCCTGATCAGGCGGCATTGACGCAGCATATGCTGGCAATAGTCGCCCCAGAGGCGCTCCCGCTTCAAACCGTCAAGCAGAAGTTAGCGCTGCAAAAATCGGCGTACGATAAAGTGAAGGTCGTCGCAACGGGCTACACAGCCGGAGTTGAATCGACAGGGAAGCGGCCCGGCCATCCAAGCTATGGAGTTACTTATTCGGGCGTGAAGGTTCGCAGGGATATGGTTTCCACGATTGCGGCTGATCCAAGGCTGTTCCCGATTGGCTCCCTGCTCTATATTCCGGGTTACGGGTATGGCGTAGTCGCCGATACGGGATCAGCTATTAAGGGCAGCCGAATCGATTTATATTTCGAGACGACGGCGGATGTGTTCAAGCAATGGGGCAAGCGTACAGTGGAGGTAGAGGTCATTCGCAAAGGCAGCGGCAAGCTGTCTCAGGCTTGGCTCAATAAGGTTAACAAAGCCGCTGAAGCTGGAAAAGGCTTGCCCGAGGCTTACCTTGAATCGTAA
- a CDS encoding ammonium transporter, whose protein sequence is MELSELSRGLDTIWVVLTAAMILLMEGGFALLEAGFVRQKNAVSIIMKVFVDIAFGALVFYFFGFAIMYGKDVSGLLGTSGFLLSGDLSHIVLNISNETYWLFQCAFVIAVISIVSGAVAERIHFRAYILLTIAMTGLIYPLAGHWVWSTGGWLGKLGMIDFAGSAVIHALGGFAALAAAIFVGPRIGKFSPDGKVNIVSPSNLPLASVGAFILWFGWFGFNAGSTLSATNTSIGHIAVTTMLSAAAGGATCILFTMFRYKKADPPMVINGSLAGLVGITAGCAFVSDGAAIFIGAICGIMMVLATEYMESKKIDDPVGAFAVHGISGSIGTLALGLFAKPELASEVGQGYYGLFYGGGLKLLGVQALGLVTVSVWGFVFTWGVLWLIRKIMPVRVSKDEELIGLDVGIHGVPAYSYDTDFLDVDHHKSSN, encoded by the coding sequence ATGGAGTTGTCAGAACTGTCGAGAGGTCTCGATACAATCTGGGTTGTCTTGACAGCGGCTATGATTTTGCTGATGGAGGGCGGCTTCGCTCTACTGGAGGCAGGTTTCGTCCGTCAAAAGAATGCTGTCAGCATCATTATGAAGGTATTCGTTGATATTGCTTTTGGAGCGCTCGTTTTTTATTTTTTCGGCTTCGCTATTATGTACGGAAAAGACGTAAGCGGCCTGCTTGGCACCAGCGGCTTCCTGCTGAGCGGCGATCTTTCTCATATTGTACTTAATATTTCCAATGAAACGTATTGGCTGTTCCAATGTGCCTTCGTTATAGCGGTCATCTCTATCGTCTCCGGAGCCGTCGCTGAACGCATCCACTTCCGTGCCTATATTTTGCTGACGATCGCCATGACTGGACTCATTTACCCGCTTGCGGGCCACTGGGTATGGTCAACGGGCGGCTGGCTTGGCAAGCTCGGCATGATTGACTTTGCCGGTTCAGCTGTTATTCATGCCCTTGGCGGATTTGCTGCTCTTGCTGCTGCCATTTTCGTCGGGCCTCGTATTGGAAAGTTCAGCCCGGATGGCAAGGTGAATATTGTTTCGCCCTCCAATTTGCCGCTCGCATCCGTTGGCGCATTCATCCTATGGTTCGGCTGGTTCGGCTTTAATGCCGGAAGTACATTAAGCGCGACGAACACCTCCATCGGGCATATCGCCGTAACGACGATGCTGTCCGCTGCAGCGGGTGGAGCCACCTGCATATTGTTTACGATGTTTCGTTATAAAAAAGCCGATCCCCCGATGGTTATTAACGGCTCACTTGCCGGGCTTGTCGGCATTACCGCCGGCTGCGCATTCGTCTCTGACGGCGCTGCCATCTTCATCGGCGCGATTTGCGGCATTATGATGGTGCTCGCGACGGAATACATGGAAAGCAAAAAAATCGATGACCCTGTCGGCGCCTTTGCGGTACACGGCATTAGCGGCAGCATTGGTACGCTGGCACTCGGGTTATTCGCTAAGCCAGAGCTCGCAAGCGAGGTTGGACAAGGCTATTACGGCTTATTTTATGGGGGCGGCTTGAAGCTGCTTGGTGTACAAGCACTTGGCCTCGTCACCGTATCTGTATGGGGTTTCGTATTTACTTGGGGCGTATTATGGCTCATCCGCAAAATCATGCCGGTTCGCGTCTCTAAAGACGAGGAGCTAATTGGTCTGGACGTTGGTATTCACGGCGTTCCCGCTTACAGCTACGATACGGATTTTCTTGATGTAGACCACCATAAAAGCAGCAATTGA
- the liaF gene encoding cell wall-active antibiotics response protein LiaF, with amino-acid sequence MNGSFFNRFITAGIVIAIGVVFFLNQTGIISTQLSIGEIISNFWPLILIVIGLKGVFSKDSYKHGGGFWVMIIIGVVFLARNMGWSDWSIGDIIPYIWPIIIILVGINMLRRPSRKRRKQDVPPSDDWKSYDGYGDGDVPPAPPLHPGPTDPFSPEQEHKQAGSVNGAPFQQNGFEGGKFKINLEKEQPVGSVWKEQAKQHYRDQRKEWKQQYREQRKEWKNEKNHYSGKSEWWNNDPNTQTRSNFIGDIHIGHDHWELQPINISHFIGDTVIDLTKAQIAYGETKITVSSFIGDVKVYVPNDYEVGIHVQSSVFIGDVKFLGKKEQGMFKSMDMASPSYAEADKKIRLVVSSFIGDVRVTRVG; translated from the coding sequence ATGAATGGCAGCTTTTTCAATCGATTTATAACAGCTGGTATCGTTATTGCGATAGGTGTTGTCTTTTTTCTTAATCAAACGGGTATCATTTCCACCCAGCTCAGTATTGGAGAAATAATCTCCAACTTCTGGCCGCTTATATTAATCGTCATTGGGCTAAAAGGGGTGTTTTCGAAAGATTCCTATAAGCATGGCGGCGGCTTCTGGGTGATGATTATTATTGGCGTCGTGTTTCTTGCCCGTAACATGGGCTGGTCGGATTGGTCCATAGGCGATATTATTCCGTATATTTGGCCGATTATTATTATTTTGGTCGGCATTAATATGCTTCGCAGGCCGAGCAGGAAAAGACGGAAGCAGGATGTGCCTCCTTCTGATGACTGGAAATCTTATGATGGTTATGGGGACGGAGATGTACCTCCGGCACCGCCGCTGCATCCGGGCCCAACCGATCCTTTTTCTCCTGAGCAGGAGCATAAACAAGCTGGTTCCGTTAATGGAGCACCATTTCAGCAAAATGGCTTTGAAGGTGGTAAATTTAAAATAAATTTAGAGAAGGAACAGCCGGTTGGCAGCGTGTGGAAAGAGCAGGCCAAGCAGCATTACCGCGATCAGCGTAAAGAATGGAAGCAGCAGTATCGGGAACAGCGCAAAGAGTGGAAAAATGAAAAAAATCACTACAGCGGCAAAAGCGAGTGGTGGAACAATGATCCGAATACACAGACCCGCTCCAATTTCATTGGCGATATTCATATCGGCCATGATCATTGGGAGCTGCAGCCAATCAACATTTCGCATTTTATCGGCGACACCGTTATTGATTTAACGAAAGCACAAATTGCTTACGGGGAAACGAAGATCACGGTATCCTCTTTTATTGGCGATGTGAAAGTATACGTCCCTAACGATTATGAAGTGGGTATTCACGTGCAGAGCAGCGTCTTCATTGGCGATGTGAAGTTTCTGGGCAAAAAGGAGCAAGGTATGTTCAAGTCAATGGATATGGCATCGCCTTCCTATGCGGAGGCGGATAAAAAAATAAGGCTGGTCGTTAGCTCGTTTATTGGCGATGTGCGTGTCACGAGGGTGGGATAA